The following are encoded in a window of Streptococcus pasteurianus genomic DNA:
- a CDS encoding DUF3290 domain-containing protein: MNFYNLEYITQNQSFNLVFRSVVLIMLLVIVMLTSLHYMRNRLKTRLRDISIGIVVLMLVLLGIQVEDYMQNNHDFSQSQVLVKFIESVATDNDILPEDILVNSTVLKDGIIVRYNKEDYTVHLNNDNNSYTLECTHVIDHHVYINGGR, translated from the coding sequence ATGAATTTTTATAATTTGGAGTATATTACACAAAATCAATCATTTAATCTAGTGTTTCGTTCGGTAGTTTTGATTATGTTACTTGTGATTGTCATGCTTACAAGTCTCCATTATATGCGTAATCGACTTAAGACGCGTTTGCGAGATATTAGTATCGGAATTGTGGTTTTAATGTTAGTTCTTTTAGGTATACAAGTCGAAGACTATATGCAAAATAATCATGATTTTTCACAATCGCAGGTTTTGGTGAAATTTATTGAAAGTGTTGCTACCGATAATGATATTTTGCCAGAAGATATTTTAGTTAATTCTACAGTATTAAAGGATGGTATTATTGTACGTTACAATAAGGAGGACTACACTGTTCATCTTAATAACGATAATAATTCTTATACACTTGAATGCACACATGTGATTGATCATCATGTCTATATTAACGGAGGAAGATAA
- a CDS encoding ROK family protein yields MTEYLTVDVGGTDIKYGVMTADGHLKESKKQSTPDNLAEFTQLIQSLIDQYYEQVCGYAFSVPGKIDTKTETIYFGGALTYLDGFCVESELETYGKRISVQNDGKAAALAELWLGNLKGIDNGVAMILGTGVGGGIILDGQLRIGPHFQAGEFSFMSSDYSADDYSCAGFTSSAVGMVERINTMLGNDNITDGKAAFEAIHGGNKQAISIFEDYCYVIANQILSIQGILDVKRFVIGGGISAQKILVEEINRQFNTIIKSNPILEVNIPKDIEIMATKFGNDANLYGALYNFLQKVENRY; encoded by the coding sequence ATGACAGAATATTTGACAGTAGATGTTGGTGGAACGGATATTAAGTATGGGGTGATGACCGCAGATGGCCATCTAAAAGAGAGTAAGAAGCAATCAACACCAGATAATTTAGCTGAATTCACACAACTTATTCAGTCCTTGATAGATCAATATTATGAGCAAGTTTGTGGCTACGCTTTTAGTGTTCCGGGAAAAATTGATACTAAAACAGAAACGATTTATTTTGGGGGAGCTCTAACTTATTTAGATGGTTTTTGTGTTGAAAGCGAATTAGAAACTTATGGTAAACGCATTTCAGTTCAAAATGATGGTAAAGCAGCAGCATTGGCAGAACTTTGGCTTGGAAATCTTAAAGGAATTGACAACGGTGTGGCAATGATTTTAGGAACTGGTGTCGGTGGAGGAATTATTCTAGACGGTCAACTTCGTATTGGACCACATTTCCAAGCAGGAGAGTTTAGCTTTATGTCATCTGATTATAGTGCTGATGACTATTCATGTGCTGGTTTTACAAGCTCTGCTGTTGGTATGGTTGAGCGTATTAATACTATGCTTGGAAATGATAATATAACAGATGGCAAGGCAGCCTTTGAAGCTATTCATGGTGGTAATAAACAAGCTATTTCAATTTTTGAAGATTATTGCTATGTTATCGCTAATCAAATTCTTTCCATTCAAGGAATCTTGGATGTAAAACGATTTGTTATTGGTGGAGGAATTAGTGCTCAAAAAATTCTGGTTGAAGAAATCAATCGTCAATTTAATACTATTATTAAGTCTAATCCTATCCTAGAAGTTAATATACCAAAAGATATTGAGATTATGGCAACGAAATTTGGTAATGATGCTAATCTCTATGGTGCTCTGTATAATTTTTTGCAAAAAGTAGAAAATCGTTATTAA
- a CDS encoding DUF421 domain-containing protein, giving the protein MNMYLLVSIKFLLGILVMILQINILGKYEFSVNTPLNQIQNYVLGGIIGGVIYNNSISILTFLIILLIWSLVVIIVKLLINNKIIKAIVVGNPVILIKNGKVNVENCAQVGLSADQLMLHLRMEGVNSTKDVKSAIMEPNGKLTILDKNSETPKFPLISNGRINYDVLELIDHEEEWLFKKLNKQGIKSPKEIFLAEYQNKELYLVPYSEE; this is encoded by the coding sequence ATGAATATGTATCTCTTAGTAAGCATTAAATTTCTTTTGGGGATTCTTGTCATGATTTTACAAATTAACATTTTAGGAAAATATGAATTTTCGGTAAACACTCCACTGAATCAGATTCAAAATTATGTTCTTGGTGGCATTATTGGTGGGGTTATCTATAATAATTCTATTTCAATTTTAACTTTTCTCATTATTTTATTGATTTGGTCGTTGGTAGTAATTATTGTAAAACTGCTAATTAATAATAAAATAATCAAAGCTATTGTCGTTGGAAATCCTGTGATTTTGATAAAAAATGGTAAGGTTAATGTTGAAAATTGTGCTCAAGTTGGCTTATCAGCAGATCAACTGATGCTTCATTTGAGAATGGAAGGTGTGAACTCTACCAAGGATGTTAAAAGTGCTATTATGGAACCAAATGGTAAGTTAACAATTTTAGATAAAAATTCTGAAACTCCTAAATTTCCACTTATCAGTAATGGACGTATTAACTATGATGTTCTTGAATTGATTGACCATGAAGAAGAGTGGTTATTTAAAAAACTTAATAAGCAAGGGATTAAATCCCCAAAGGAGATTTTTTTAGCAGAATATCAAAACAAGGAATTATACTTAGTACCTTATTCAGAAGAATAA